In Kitasatospora sp. NBC_00240, the following are encoded in one genomic region:
- a CDS encoding pitrilysin family protein: MAQASAAKQRPGTTRTLLKGTDGAGTVRRTVLPGGLRVVTETLPTVRSATFGIWVGVGSRDETPVLNGATHYLEHLLFKGTERRNALDISAALDAVGGEMNAFTAKENTCYYARVLDTDLPLAIDVVCDMLTGSLIRPEDVEAERGVILEEMAMAEDDPGDVVHDLFAKVIYGTGPLGRPILGTQETVKNLSRDQIAGFFQRRYRPENLVVAAAGNLDHRKVVKQVEQAFAAVLAKSDAAPAEARRGVKALRTAGRVETLNRPTEQAHLVLGVPGVPRHDERRWALGVLNAVLGGGMSSRLFQEVREKRGLAYSVYSYSSSYSDSGLFGIYAGCQPKRVEQVLEICRVELAKVIEEGITEEELRRAIGQISGSTVLGMEDTGSLMNRIGKAELSYGHHLSVDDMLAKIAAVTLDDVQAVARDVLGAHRPSLAVIGPITAKRADRLAELLA; the protein is encoded by the coding sequence GTGGCCCAGGCCTCGGCTGCGAAGCAGCGCCCCGGCACCACCCGCACCCTGCTGAAGGGCACCGACGGAGCCGGCACCGTCCGCCGTACCGTCCTCCCCGGCGGCCTGCGGGTCGTCACCGAGACCCTGCCGACGGTGCGCTCCGCGACCTTCGGCATCTGGGTCGGCGTCGGCTCCCGGGACGAGACCCCGGTGCTGAACGGCGCCACCCACTACCTGGAGCACCTGCTCTTCAAGGGCACCGAGCGGCGCAACGCCCTGGACATCTCGGCCGCCCTGGACGCGGTCGGCGGCGAGATGAACGCCTTCACCGCGAAGGAGAACACCTGCTACTACGCGCGGGTGCTCGACACCGACCTGCCGCTGGCCATAGACGTGGTCTGCGACATGCTCACCGGCTCGCTGATCCGCCCCGAGGACGTGGAGGCCGAGCGCGGCGTCATCCTCGAGGAGATGGCGATGGCCGAGGACGACCCGGGCGACGTGGTGCACGACCTCTTCGCCAAGGTGATCTACGGCACCGGCCCGCTCGGCCGCCCGATCCTCGGCACCCAGGAGACGGTGAAGAACCTCTCCCGCGACCAGATCGCCGGCTTCTTCCAGCGCCGCTACCGGCCCGAGAACCTGGTCGTCGCGGCGGCCGGCAACCTGGACCACCGCAAGGTCGTCAAGCAGGTCGAGCAGGCCTTCGCCGCCGTCCTGGCCAAGTCCGACGCCGCCCCGGCGGAGGCCCGCCGCGGGGTCAAGGCCCTGCGCACGGCCGGCCGGGTGGAGACCCTCAACCGGCCGACCGAGCAGGCCCACCTGGTGCTCGGCGTGCCCGGTGTGCCGCGCCACGACGAGCGCCGCTGGGCGCTGGGCGTGCTGAACGCCGTCCTCGGCGGCGGGATGAGCTCGCGGCTCTTCCAGGAGGTCCGGGAGAAGCGCGGGCTGGCCTACTCCGTGTACTCCTACTCCTCCTCGTACTCCGACAGCGGCCTGTTCGGCATCTACGCGGGCTGCCAGCCCAAGCGGGTGGAGCAGGTGCTGGAGATCTGCCGCGTCGAGCTCGCCAAGGTGATCGAGGAGGGCATCACCGAGGAGGAGCTGCGCCGCGCGATCGGCCAGATCTCGGGCTCCACCGTGCTCGGCATGGAGGACACCGGCTCGCTGATGAACCGGATCGGCAAGGCGGAGCTCAGCTACGGCCACCACCTGTCGGTCGACGACATGCTGGCCAAGATCGCCGCCGTCACCCTGGACGACGTCCAGGCGGTCGCGCGGGACGTGCTGGGCGCCCACCGGCCCTCGCTCGCGGTGATCGGCCCGATCACCGCCAAGCGGGCCGACCGGCTCGCCGAACTGCTCGCCTGA
- the dapB gene encoding 4-hydroxy-tetrahydrodipicolinate reductase has protein sequence MTLRVAVIGAKGRIGSEAVRAVEAAPDLELVAALGRDSELGELTEAGAEVVVELTHPDSVMRNLEFCTANGIHSVVGTTGWTPERIELLEGWLAAAPGTGTLIAPNFSIGAVLTMQFAQQAAKYFESVEVVELHHNRKADAPSGTATRTAQLIAAARDAAGLPRQSDPTTHGLPGARGADVDGVPVHAVRLRGLLAHQEVLFGDTGESLTIRHDSLHHSCFMPGILLGVRRVVQTPGLTFGLENFLDL, from the coding sequence ATGACGCTGCGCGTCGCCGTCATCGGGGCCAAGGGCCGGATCGGCTCGGAGGCGGTCAGGGCCGTCGAGGCGGCCCCCGACCTCGAACTGGTCGCCGCCCTCGGCCGGGACTCCGAGCTGGGCGAGCTGACCGAGGCGGGTGCCGAGGTCGTCGTCGAGCTGACCCACCCCGACTCGGTGATGCGCAACCTGGAGTTCTGCACCGCAAACGGCATCCACTCCGTGGTCGGCACCACCGGCTGGACCCCGGAGCGGATCGAGCTGCTGGAGGGCTGGCTGGCCGCCGCCCCGGGCACCGGCACGCTGATCGCGCCGAACTTCTCCATCGGCGCCGTCCTCACCATGCAGTTCGCCCAGCAGGCGGCCAAGTACTTCGAGTCCGTCGAGGTCGTCGAGCTGCACCACAACCGGAAGGCCGACGCGCCCTCCGGTACCGCCACCCGGACCGCCCAGCTGATCGCCGCCGCCCGGGACGCCGCCGGCCTGCCGCGCCAGTCGGACCCGACCACGCACGGCCTGCCCGGCGCGCGCGGCGCCGACGTGGACGGGGTGCCCGTGCACGCCGTCCGGCTGCGCGGTCTGCTGGCGCACCAGGAGGTGCTGTTCGGCGACACCGGCGAGAGCCTGACGATCCGTCACGACTCGCTGCACCACAGCTGCTTCATGCCGGGCATCCTGCTCGGCGTGCGCCGGGTGGTGCAGACCCCGGGGCTGACCTTCGGCCTCGAGAACTTCCTGGACCTGTGA
- a CDS encoding tetratricopeptide repeat protein produces the protein MTSRTGFFALSAVLLLVAVICVGEGVQLIATGKPLGIGLGLCAFVIPGIGVWFLRQTVRFGRASERMARELEAEGGLPVDELRRTPGGRIDRASADEVFARRQEEAETTPGDWRVWFRLAVAYADAGDTPRARKTMQHAIRLHAASEPAPVAG, from the coding sequence ATGACTTCCCGCACCGGTTTCTTCGCCCTGTCCGCCGTCCTGCTGCTGGTCGCGGTGATCTGCGTCGGCGAGGGTGTCCAGCTCATCGCCACCGGCAAGCCGCTGGGGATCGGCCTGGGCCTCTGCGCCTTCGTCATCCCCGGGATCGGCGTCTGGTTCCTACGCCAGACCGTCCGCTTCGGCCGGGCCAGCGAGCGGATGGCCCGGGAGCTGGAGGCCGAGGGCGGCCTGCCGGTCGACGAGCTGCGGCGCACCCCCGGCGGCCGGATCGACCGCGCCTCGGCGGACGAGGTGTTCGCCCGCCGCCAGGAGGAGGCCGAGACCACCCCGGGGGACTGGCGGGTGTGGTTCCGTCTCGCCGTGGCCTACGCGGACGCCGGTGACACCCCCCGGGCCCGGAAGACCATGCAGCACGCCATCCGCCTGCATGCCGCGTCCGAGCCCGCGCCGGTCGCGGGCTAG
- the thyX gene encoding FAD-dependent thymidylate synthase: MSDEVGTDPRFRSDVTVELVRSAAADSDVIWAARVSTAGEQSLEALRQDPEKSKGLINYLMRDRHGTPFEHNSMTFFISAPIFVFREFHRHRSGWSYNEESGRYRELQPVFYVPGAERKLVQEGRPGRYEFVDGTEKQHTVVAEQMAASYQASYGAYQEMLAAGVAREVARAVLPVGLFSSMYATCNARSLMHFLSLRTKDDRATVPSFPQREIEMVAEQMEAQWAELMPLTHAAFNAHGRVAP; encoded by the coding sequence GTGAGCGACGAAGTGGGTACCGACCCGCGGTTCCGCAGCGATGTCACGGTGGAGCTGGTCCGCAGCGCCGCCGCCGACTCGGACGTCATCTGGGCGGCCCGGGTCTCGACCGCGGGCGAGCAGTCCCTGGAGGCGCTCCGGCAGGACCCGGAGAAGTCCAAGGGTCTGATCAACTACCTGATGCGGGACCGGCACGGCACGCCCTTCGAGCACAACTCGATGACCTTCTTCATCAGCGCGCCGATCTTCGTCTTCCGTGAGTTCCACCGGCACCGCAGCGGATGGTCGTACAACGAGGAGTCCGGCCGCTACCGCGAGCTGCAGCCGGTCTTCTACGTGCCCGGGGCCGAGCGCAAGCTCGTCCAGGAGGGCCGCCCCGGACGGTACGAGTTCGTGGACGGGACCGAGAAGCAGCACACCGTGGTGGCCGAGCAGATGGCCGCCTCCTACCAGGCCTCGTACGGGGCCTACCAGGAGATGCTGGCGGCCGGCGTCGCCCGCGAGGTGGCCCGGGCGGTCCTGCCGGTCGGACTGTTCTCCTCGATGTACGCGACCTGCAACGCGCGCTCGCTGATGCACTTCCTGTCGCTGCGGACCAAGGACGACCGGGCCACCGTGCCGTCCTTCCCGCAGCGCGAGATCGAGATGGTCGCCGAGCAGATGGAGGCGCAGTGGGCCGAGCTCATGCCGCTCACCCATGCGGCCTTCAACGCCCACGGCCGGGTCGCTCCCTGA
- the dapA gene encoding 4-hydroxy-tetrahydrodipicolinate synthase translates to MAPTSTPQTPFGRVLTAMVTPFTADGGLDLDGAQRLAAHLVDSGNDGLVVNGTTGESPTTSDSDKAQLVRAVVEAVGDRAHVVAGVGTNDTRHSAELARQAEAAGAHGLLVVTPYYSKPPQEGLYRHTVHIADSTGLPVMLYDIPGRSGVPFSHETLVRLGEHPRIVANKDAKGDLGAAAWAIARSGLAWYSGDDILTLPLLSVGAVGVVSVVGHLVAPELRTMIDAFVAGDTAKAVAVHQGLLPVFSGMFRTQGVILTKAALELQKLPGGPLRLPLVGATPEEIAQLKEDLAAGGVHL, encoded by the coding sequence ATGGCTCCGACCTCCACCCCCCAGACACCCTTCGGCCGGGTCCTGACCGCGATGGTGACCCCGTTCACCGCCGACGGCGGTCTCGACCTCGACGGCGCGCAGCGCCTCGCCGCGCACCTCGTCGACTCCGGCAACGACGGCCTCGTCGTCAACGGCACCACCGGCGAATCGCCGACGACCAGTGACTCCGACAAGGCCCAGCTGGTCCGAGCCGTGGTGGAGGCGGTAGGGGACCGGGCCCACGTGGTCGCCGGCGTCGGCACCAACGACACCCGCCACAGCGCCGAGCTGGCCCGCCAGGCCGAGGCCGCCGGCGCGCACGGCCTGCTGGTCGTCACGCCGTACTACAGCAAGCCCCCGCAGGAGGGGCTCTACCGGCACACCGTGCACATCGCGGACTCCACCGGGCTGCCCGTGATGCTGTACGACATCCCCGGCCGCAGCGGCGTCCCGTTCAGCCACGAGACGCTGGTCCGGCTCGGCGAGCACCCGCGGATCGTCGCCAACAAGGACGCCAAGGGCGACCTGGGCGCCGCCGCCTGGGCGATCGCGCGCTCCGGCCTGGCCTGGTACTCGGGCGACGACATCCTGACCCTGCCGCTGCTCTCGGTCGGCGCGGTCGGCGTCGTCAGCGTGGTCGGTCACCTGGTCGCCCCCGAGCTGCGGACCATGATCGACGCCTTCGTGGCGGGCGACACCGCCAAGGCGGTCGCCGTCCACCAGGGCCTGCTGCCGGTGTTCAGCGGTATGTTCCGCACCCAGGGAGTCATTCTCACCAAGGCCGCGCTGGAGCTCCAGAAGCTGCCGGGCGGCCCGCTGAGGCTTCCGCTGGTCGGGGCGACTCCCGAGGAGATTGCGCAATTGAAGGAGGATCTCGCCGCCGGCGGGGTACACCTGTAG
- a CDS encoding ribonuclease J: MSHPHPELGAPPALKEGALRVTPLGGLGEIGRNMTVLEFGGRLLIIDCGVLFPEDEQPGVDLILPDFSSIRDRLDKIDGIVLTHGHEDHIGAVPFLLRENPDIPLIGSKLTLALIEAKLAEHRIRPYVLEVKEGERERIGPFDCEFIAVNHSIPDALAVAVRTPAGMVVATGDFKMDQLPLDGRLTDLPAFAKLAEEGMDLLLVDSTNAEVPGFIPHERDISAALRNVFASAEKRIIVASFASHVHRIQQVLDAAHEYKRKVAFVGRSMVRNMGIARDLGYLKVPGNLIVDVKTLDDLPDKDVVLVCTGSQGEPMAALSRMANRDHQIRIVEGDTVIMASSLIPGNETAIYRVINGLTRWGANVVHKGNAKVHVSGHASAGELLYFFNICKPKNLMPVHGEWRHLRACADLGIKTGVPKERTVIAEDGVVVDLENGIAKIVGKVQAGYVYVDGSSVGDITEASLKDRRILGEEGFISVFVVVDSSSGKIVSGPTIQARGSGIDDNAFVPVVAKLQEALSRSANDGVLEVRQIQQLVRRVIGKWVADNYRRRPMIVPVVVEV, from the coding sequence TTGAGCCACCCGCACCCTGAACTCGGCGCGCCCCCCGCACTGAAGGAGGGCGCCCTGCGCGTCACCCCGCTCGGCGGCCTCGGCGAGATCGGCCGCAACATGACGGTCCTCGAATTCGGCGGCCGCCTTCTCATCATCGACTGCGGCGTTCTCTTCCCCGAGGACGAGCAGCCGGGCGTGGACCTGATCCTGCCGGACTTCAGCTCCATCCGGGACCGCCTCGACAAGATCGACGGCATCGTCCTCACCCACGGGCACGAGGACCACATCGGCGCCGTCCCGTTCCTGCTCCGGGAGAACCCGGACATCCCGCTGATCGGCTCCAAGCTGACCCTCGCGCTGATCGAGGCGAAGCTCGCCGAGCACCGGATCCGTCCGTACGTGCTGGAGGTGAAGGAGGGCGAGCGCGAGCGCATCGGCCCCTTCGACTGCGAGTTCATCGCCGTCAACCACTCCATCCCGGACGCCCTGGCCGTCGCCGTCCGCACCCCTGCGGGCATGGTCGTCGCCACCGGTGACTTCAAGATGGACCAGCTGCCGCTGGACGGCCGCCTGACCGACCTGCCGGCCTTCGCCAAGCTGGCGGAGGAGGGCATGGACCTGCTGCTGGTGGACTCCACCAACGCCGAGGTCCCCGGCTTCATCCCGCACGAGCGGGACATCTCGGCCGCCCTGCGAAACGTTTTCGCCAGCGCGGAGAAGCGCATCATCGTGGCTTCGTTCGCGAGCCACGTGCACCGCATCCAGCAGGTGCTGGACGCCGCGCACGAGTACAAGCGCAAGGTCGCCTTCGTCGGCCGCTCGATGGTCCGGAACATGGGCATCGCGCGCGACCTCGGCTACCTGAAGGTCCCGGGCAACCTGATCGTCGACGTGAAGACGCTGGACGACCTCCCGGACAAGGACGTCGTGCTGGTCTGCACCGGCTCCCAGGGCGAGCCCATGGCGGCGCTGTCCCGGATGGCCAACCGTGACCACCAGATCCGGATCGTCGAGGGCGACACCGTGATCATGGCCTCCTCGCTCATCCCGGGCAACGAGACCGCGATCTACCGGGTCATCAACGGTCTGACCCGCTGGGGCGCCAACGTCGTCCACAAGGGCAACGCCAAGGTGCACGTCTCGGGCCACGCCTCGGCCGGCGAGCTGCTGTACTTCTTCAACATCTGCAAGCCGAAGAACCTGATGCCGGTCCACGGCGAGTGGCGCCACCTGCGTGCCTGCGCCGACCTGGGGATCAAGACCGGCGTTCCGAAGGAGCGCACGGTCATCGCCGAGGACGGCGTGGTCGTCGACCTGGAGAACGGCATCGCGAAGATCGTCGGCAAGGTCCAGGCGGGCTACGTCTACGTGGACGGCTCCTCGGTCGGCGACATCACCGAGGCCTCGCTCAAGGACCGTCGGATCCTCGGCGAGGAGGGCTTCATCTCGGTCTTCGTCGTGGTGGACTCCAGCAGCGGCAAGATCGTGAGCGGCCCGACCATCCAGGCCCGCGGCTCCGGCATCGACGACAACGCCTTCGTGCCGGTCGTCGCCAAGCTGCAGGAGGCCCTGTCGCGCTCCGCCAACGACGGTGTTCTGGAGGTGCGCCAGATCCAGCAGCTGGTGCGCCGCGTCATCGGCAAGTGGGTGGCGGACAACTACCGCCGCCGGCCGATGATCGTGCCGGTCGTCGTCGAGGTCTGA
- a CDS encoding SigE family RNA polymerase sigma factor, whose product MGGSGGSEDFNSFYEASYGQLVAHLYALTGDLGEAQDAAQEAFVRAWDRWHQVSTHDNPVAWVRLTGQRVAISRWRRARTAVRSWIRHGPAGPIAGPGPDTVALVEALRQLPEAQRSALVLHHMGGRSVAEIAAEAGVPVGTVKARLHRGRQALAVLLGEEPAEAGHPAREAARTGLRPVSENRERPERRGPADAGAVEARRVPAQVVRTEGRAPEVAASEGALADVERVAEAAGLTTHA is encoded by the coding sequence ATGGGCGGATCCGGCGGTTCGGAGGATTTCAATTCCTTCTACGAGGCCTCGTACGGTCAGCTCGTCGCGCACCTCTACGCTCTGACCGGTGATCTGGGGGAGGCCCAGGACGCGGCGCAGGAGGCCTTCGTCCGGGCCTGGGACCGCTGGCACCAGGTCAGTACCCATGACAATCCCGTGGCCTGGGTCCGGCTGACCGGGCAGCGGGTGGCTATCAGCCGTTGGCGGCGGGCCCGGACCGCGGTGCGGAGCTGGATCCGGCACGGGCCCGCGGGGCCGATCGCGGGCCCGGGGCCGGACACGGTGGCCCTGGTGGAGGCGCTGCGGCAGTTGCCGGAGGCCCAGCGTTCGGCTCTGGTCCTGCATCACATGGGTGGTCGGTCGGTGGCCGAGATCGCTGCCGAGGCCGGCGTGCCGGTGGGCACGGTGAAGGCGCGTCTGCACCGGGGGCGGCAGGCGCTTGCCGTGCTGCTCGGGGAGGAGCCGGCCGAGGCAGGGCACCCCGCGCGGGAGGCGGCGCGTACCGGACTCCGCCCGGTGTCGGAGAACCGGGAGCGGCCGGAGCGCCGGGGACCGGCGGATGCGGGGGCGGTGGAGGCGAGGCGAGTGCCGGCCCAGGTCGTCCGTACGGAGGGCCGGGCCCCCGAGGTGGCGGCTTCGGAGGGCGCGCTCGCCGACGTGGAGCGGGTGGCGGAAGCGGCGGGACTGACCACCCATGCGTGA
- a CDS encoding sensor histidine kinase KdpD → MGRGRLRIYLGAAPGVGKTYAMLAEAHRRAGRGTDVVAGFVEHHGREQTLARAEGLELVPRRELVHRDAVFTEMDLDAVLARRPQVALVDELAHSNVPGSRNAKRWQDVEELLAAGVDVVSTVNIQHLESLGDVVEGITGVRQRETVPDDVVRRADQIELVDMSPQALRRRLAHGNVYAPEKIDAALSNYFRPGNLTALRELALLWTADRVDEYLQTYRAEQGIQGTWQTRERIVVGLTGGPEGATLIRRAARIAARGSGGELLAVHITRSDGLSGSGSPQALIEQRALLESLGGTFHTVLGEDPAAGLLDFARGVNATQVVLGSSRRRAWQYIYGPGVGATVTRDSGDIDVHIVTHEHAAKGRGRVPIRRVTDLGRRRAVAGWLIGVAGPLLLAALLTHLNGLGLSTDMLLFLTVTVCAALVGGLFPAIASALVGSSALNYWFTPPTHTFSISEPQNILAVAIFTAVGIAVASVVDLAARRTHQAARSQTEAQTLSALAGTVLRGAPTGEGVLTALLDQVRETFQQDSAALLERADEHSPWRRTAASGPNPPDRPEQADVDVPVGEHLALVLAGRVLPAEDRRLLGAFAAQAAVLLERRRLAGEAAAARREAEGNRIRTALLAAVSHDLRTPLAGIKAAVSSLRSEDVEWDAADEAELLAGIEEGADRLDHLINNLLDMSRLQTGTVTPLIQETDLDEVVPFALAGVPPDSVRLDVPESLPMIFADAGLLERSLANLIENAVKYSPAGVRVFVRADALHPSGGAARMELRIVDRGPGVPEEAKERIFAPFQRYGDAPRGAGVGLGLAVARGFVEAMEGTLTAEDTPGGGLTMVVTLPAVERPPEPASRSGPDPAVRAAPAAGDPDGAPHGSRP, encoded by the coding sequence ATGGGACGCGGCAGGCTGCGGATCTACCTCGGGGCCGCCCCCGGGGTGGGGAAGACCTACGCCATGCTCGCCGAGGCGCACCGCCGGGCCGGGCGCGGCACCGACGTGGTGGCCGGCTTCGTGGAGCACCACGGCCGGGAGCAGACGCTGGCCCGCGCGGAGGGCCTGGAGTTGGTCCCGCGCCGGGAGCTGGTGCACCGCGACGCCGTGTTCACGGAGATGGACCTGGACGCCGTACTGGCCCGCCGTCCGCAGGTCGCACTGGTCGACGAGCTGGCGCACAGCAACGTCCCCGGCAGCCGCAACGCCAAGCGCTGGCAGGACGTGGAGGAGCTGCTGGCGGCCGGGGTGGACGTCGTCTCGACGGTCAACATCCAGCACCTGGAGTCGCTCGGCGACGTGGTCGAGGGCATCACCGGGGTGCGCCAGCGCGAGACCGTCCCGGACGACGTGGTCCGGCGGGCCGACCAGATCGAGCTGGTGGACATGTCGCCGCAGGCGCTTCGCCGCCGGCTGGCGCACGGCAACGTGTACGCGCCGGAGAAGATCGACGCCGCGCTGTCCAACTACTTCCGGCCCGGCAACCTCACCGCGCTGCGTGAGCTCGCCCTGCTCTGGACGGCGGACCGGGTCGACGAGTACCTGCAGACCTACCGGGCCGAGCAGGGGATACAGGGGACCTGGCAGACCCGGGAGCGGATCGTGGTCGGCCTGACCGGCGGCCCGGAGGGCGCGACGCTGATCCGGCGTGCCGCCAGGATCGCCGCGCGCGGCTCCGGTGGTGAGCTGCTCGCCGTCCACATCACCCGGTCGGACGGTCTGTCCGGCAGCGGGTCCCCGCAGGCGCTGATCGAACAGCGGGCTCTGCTGGAGAGTCTCGGCGGCACCTTCCACACCGTGCTCGGTGAGGACCCGGCGGCCGGGCTGCTGGACTTCGCGCGGGGCGTCAACGCCACCCAGGTGGTGCTCGGCTCCAGCCGGCGCCGGGCCTGGCAGTACATCTACGGCCCCGGGGTGGGTGCCACCGTCACCCGTGACAGCGGTGACATCGACGTCCACATCGTGACCCATGAGCACGCCGCGAAGGGGCGCGGACGCGTGCCGATCCGCCGGGTCACCGACCTCGGGCGCCGGCGCGCGGTGGCGGGCTGGCTGATCGGGGTGGCCGGCCCGCTGCTGCTGGCGGCGCTGCTGACCCATCTGAACGGGCTCGGCCTCTCCACGGACATGCTGCTGTTCCTGACCGTCACGGTCTGCGCCGCGCTGGTCGGCGGGCTGTTCCCGGCGATCGCCTCCGCGCTGGTCGGCTCCTCGGCCCTGAACTACTGGTTCACGCCCCCTACCCACACCTTCTCGATCAGCGAGCCGCAGAACATCCTGGCGGTGGCGATCTTCACGGCGGTGGGCATCGCCGTCGCCTCGGTGGTGGACCTGGCGGCCCGCCGCACCCACCAGGCGGCCCGCAGCCAGACCGAGGCGCAGACCCTCAGCGCCCTGGCCGGTACCGTGCTGCGCGGCGCGCCCACCGGCGAGGGGGTGCTCACCGCCCTGCTGGACCAGGTGCGGGAGACCTTCCAGCAGGATTCCGCCGCGCTGCTGGAGCGGGCGGACGAGCACAGTCCGTGGCGCCGCACCGCCGCCAGCGGCCCCAATCCGCCGGACCGACCGGAGCAGGCCGACGTGGACGTGCCGGTCGGCGAGCACCTGGCGCTCGTCCTGGCCGGCCGGGTGCTGCCCGCCGAGGACCGCAGGCTGCTCGGGGCCTTCGCCGCCCAGGCCGCCGTCCTGCTGGAGCGCCGCCGGCTCGCCGGTGAGGCGGCCGCCGCCCGCCGGGAGGCGGAGGGCAACCGGATCCGTACCGCCCTGCTGGCGGCCGTCTCGCACGATCTGCGCACCCCGCTGGCCGGTATCAAGGCGGCGGTCAGTTCGCTGCGCTCCGAGGACGTGGAGTGGGACGCGGCGGACGAGGCGGAGCTGCTGGCCGGCATCGAGGAGGGGGCGGACCGCCTGGACCACCTGATCAACAACCTGCTCGACATGAGCCGGCTGCAGACCGGCACCGTCACCCCGTTGATCCAGGAGACCGACCTCGACGAGGTGGTGCCGTTCGCTCTGGCCGGGGTGCCGCCGGACTCGGTGCGGCTGGACGTCCCCGAGTCGCTGCCGATGATCTTCGCGGACGCCGGCCTGCTGGAGCGCTCGCTGGCGAACCTGATCGAGAACGCCGTCAAGTACAGCCCGGCGGGGGTGCGGGTGTTCGTCCGGGCGGACGCGCTGCACCCGTCGGGCGGCGCCGCCCGGATGGAGCTGCGGATCGTCGACCGCGGCCCGGGCGTCCCCGAGGAGGCGAAGGAGCGGATCTTCGCGCCCTTCCAGCGCTACGGCGACGCCCCGCGCGGTGCGGGTGTCGGGCTCGGCCTCGCGGTCGCCCGGGGCTTCGTGGAGGCGATGGAAGGCACCCTGACCGCCGAGGACACGCCGGGCGGCGGGCTCACCATGGTGGTCACCCTGCCGGCCGTGGAGCGCCCGCCCGAGCCGGCCTCCCGGTCCGGTCCCGACCCCGCCGTCCGGGCCGCCCCGGCGGCCGGTGATCCGGACGGCGCTCCGCACGGCTCCCGGCCGTGA
- a CDS encoding response regulator — translation MTRVLVVDDEPQIVRALVINLKARKYEVDAAHDGASALELAAARHPDVVVLDLGLPDMDGVEVIRGLRGWTRVPIIVLSARHASDEKVEALDAGADDYVTKPFGMDELLARMRAAVRRAEPVTGEDDSMVVTDGFTVDLAAKKVNRGGTDVRLTPTEWHLLEVLVRNAGRLVSQTQLLQEVWGPAYRTETNYLRVYLAQLRRKLEADPSHPRHFITEPGMGYRFEA, via the coding sequence ATGACCCGGGTCCTCGTCGTGGACGACGAACCTCAGATCGTCCGCGCGCTGGTGATCAACCTCAAGGCCCGCAAGTACGAGGTCGACGCGGCCCACGACGGCGCGAGCGCCCTGGAACTCGCCGCCGCCCGGCACCCGGACGTGGTGGTGCTGGACCTGGGCCTGCCGGACATGGACGGCGTCGAGGTGATCAGGGGCCTGCGCGGCTGGACCCGCGTCCCGATCATCGTGCTCTCCGCCCGGCACGCCTCCGACGAGAAGGTCGAGGCGCTGGACGCCGGCGCCGACGACTACGTCACCAAGCCCTTCGGCATGGACGAGCTGCTCGCCCGGATGCGGGCGGCCGTCCGCCGGGCCGAGCCCGTCACCGGTGAGGACGACTCGATGGTGGTCACCGACGGCTTCACCGTCGACCTGGCGGCCAAGAAGGTCAACCGGGGCGGCACCGACGTCCGCCTCACCCCGACCGAGTGGCACCTGCTGGAGGTGCTCGTCCGCAACGCGGGCCGGCTGGTCAGCCAGACCCAGCTGCTGCAGGAGGTGTGGGGCCCGGCCTACCGCACCGAGACCAACTACCTGCGGGTCTACCTCGCCCAGCTGCGCCGCAAGCTGGAGGCCGATCCCTCGCACCCGCGCCACTTCATCACCGAGCCGGGCATGGGGTACCGCTTCGAGGCCTGA
- a CDS encoding OB-fold nucleic acid binding domain-containing protein — MSGDISSDQPQGRFRRMLSRLTSSTEELEAEELRQESAAESGCTPIASCGDRALVTVAGTLRTVTLRPRAGVPALEAELFDGTEALDVVWLGRRSIAGIEPGRRLVASGRISHARGRRVLFNPRYELRPVGHGSE, encoded by the coding sequence ATGAGTGGTGACATCAGCAGCGACCAGCCGCAGGGTCGCTTCCGCCGTATGCTCAGCCGGTTGACCTCCTCCACCGAGGAGCTCGAGGCCGAGGAACTGCGGCAGGAGAGCGCGGCGGAATCGGGCTGCACTCCGATCGCCAGCTGCGGTGACCGTGCACTGGTCACCGTGGCGGGCACCCTGCGCACCGTGACGCTCCGCCCCCGGGCCGGCGTGCCCGCGCTGGAGGCGGAACTCTTCGACGGCACCGAGGCCCTCGACGTGGTCTGGCTCGGCCGGCGCTCGATCGCGGGCATAGAACCGGGCCGCAGGCTTGTCGCCAGCGGCCGGATCAGCCATGCACGCGGGCGCCGCGTGCTGTTCAACCCCCGCTACGAGCTGCGTCCGGTAGGACACGGGAGCGAATGA